Proteins encoded within one genomic window of Chlorobaculum sp. MV4-Y:
- a CDS encoding cytochrome ubiquinol oxidase subunit I has translation MDTLFLARLQFALTSVFHFFFVPLTLGLSIFTAIMETAWVKTGKEKYRQLAKFWGHLFLINFAIGVVTGIVMEFQFGMNWSQYSRFVGDIFGVPLAIEALLAFFLESTFLGIWVFGWDRLPKGLHAASIWLVAIGSNLSALWILVANSFMQSPVGFHMAADGSRAEMTSFSALLFNPYVWLQFPHVITAGIATGGFLVIAVSVWHLMKKTADEEQFRTSLRFGAIYAFIGSLLVTLAGHTQMQEMVHNQPMKVAAAEALWHSENPASFSLFTVGDEEKMEDVFSIRIPGMLSFLAYNNFSGEVKGLSELQQEAVAKYGPGNYIPSVITAYWSFRFMVGAGTLMLLAAAIALFKVIREDYNFGKLTGALLLSAFILPFIANSAGWILTEMGRQPWIVVGLLKTEQAVTPASVVSSAELLTSVVVFTLIYSVLTLVDVFLLKKYATAGLHGAE, from the coding sequence ATGGATACCCTGTTTCTTGCGCGTTTGCAATTCGCCCTGACGTCGGTGTTCCACTTCTTCTTCGTTCCCCTCACCCTCGGTCTGTCCATCTTCACGGCGATCATGGAAACCGCGTGGGTCAAGACGGGCAAGGAGAAGTACCGTCAGCTCGCGAAATTCTGGGGACATTTGTTCCTCATCAACTTCGCCATCGGCGTCGTAACCGGCATCGTCATGGAGTTCCAGTTCGGCATGAACTGGTCGCAGTACTCCCGCTTCGTCGGCGACATCTTCGGCGTGCCGCTCGCCATCGAGGCGCTGCTCGCCTTCTTCCTCGAATCGACCTTCCTCGGCATCTGGGTCTTCGGCTGGGACCGCCTGCCGAAGGGACTCCACGCCGCCTCGATCTGGCTCGTGGCCATCGGCTCAAACCTCTCGGCGCTCTGGATTCTGGTCGCCAACTCCTTCATGCAGTCGCCGGTGGGCTTCCACATGGCCGCCGACGGCTCCCGGGCCGAGATGACCAGCTTCTCCGCGCTGCTCTTCAACCCCTACGTCTGGCTGCAATTCCCGCACGTCATCACCGCCGGCATCGCCACGGGTGGGTTCCTCGTCATCGCGGTCAGCGTGTGGCACCTCATGAAAAAAACCGCCGACGAGGAGCAGTTCAGAACCTCGCTCAGGTTCGGCGCGATCTACGCCTTCATCGGCTCGCTGCTGGTGACGCTTGCCGGTCACACGCAGATGCAGGAGATGGTGCACAACCAGCCGATGAAAGTTGCCGCCGCCGAAGCGCTCTGGCACAGCGAAAATCCGGCCAGCTTCTCGCTCTTCACCGTCGGTGACGAAGAAAAAATGGAGGATGTATTCTCGATCCGCATCCCCGGAATGCTCTCGTTCCTGGCCTACAACAACTTCTCGGGCGAGGTGAAGGGACTCAGCGAACTCCAGCAGGAGGCGGTCGCCAAGTACGGCCCCGGCAACTACATTCCGTCGGTCATCACCGCCTACTGGAGCTTCCGCTTCATGGTCGGCGCGGGCACGCTGATGCTCCTGGCCGCCGCCATCGCGCTCTTCAAGGTGATCCGCGAGGACTACAATTTCGGCAAGCTCACCGGCGCACTCCTGCTCTCTGCGTTCATCCTGCCCTTCATCGCCAACTCGGCGGGCTGGATTCTAACCGAGATGGGACGCCAGCCGTGGATCGTCGTCGGGCTGCTCAAGACCGAACAGGCGGTTACGCCCGCCTCGGTGGTCAGCAGCGCTGAACTGCTGACGTCGGTCGTGGTGTTCACCCTCATCTACAGCGTGCTGACGCTCGTCGATGTGTTTCTCTTGAAAAAATATGCAACGGCTGGCCTTCACGGCGCCGAATAA
- the cydB gene encoding cytochrome d ubiquinol oxidase subunit II: MDLQTLQIIWFVLVAVLFTGYFILEGFDFGVGILLPFMGKDDLERRAVINTIGPFWDGNEVWLITAGGAIFAAFPHWYATLFSGFYLALLLMLVALIFRGLAFEYRSKRDSAAWRAFWDWSIFFGSAIPALLWGVAMANFIRGVPIDASMNYTGGFFNLLNPYALACGLASLMIFTLHGAVFLTLKTTDELHERAMGLAKKLWIPATVLSLVFGVYTFFETDISSKLGVNPGAIPIFSVLALLSVIVLLNKGASGWAFVMTAISIAFSTITIFMGLFPRVLVSSTNPDWSLTIYNASSSQYTLGIMTMVAAIFVPIVLLYQGWSYWVFRQRVSKDSKMEY, encoded by the coding sequence ATGGATTTGCAGACATTGCAGATAATCTGGTTCGTCCTGGTCGCCGTGCTGTTTACCGGATACTTCATTCTCGAAGGATTCGATTTCGGCGTCGGCATTTTGCTGCCCTTCATGGGCAAGGACGACCTCGAACGCCGCGCGGTAATCAACACCATCGGCCCGTTCTGGGACGGCAACGAAGTGTGGCTCATCACGGCTGGCGGCGCAATTTTCGCGGCGTTCCCGCACTGGTACGCCACGCTCTTCAGCGGCTTCTACCTGGCGCTGTTGCTCATGCTGGTGGCGCTGATCTTTCGCGGCCTGGCGTTCGAGTACCGCAGCAAGCGCGACAGCGCGGCGTGGCGCGCATTCTGGGACTGGAGCATTTTCTTCGGCAGCGCGATTCCCGCCCTGCTCTGGGGCGTGGCGATGGCCAACTTCATCCGCGGCGTGCCGATCGACGCCTCGATGAACTACACCGGTGGCTTCTTCAACCTGCTCAACCCCTACGCGCTGGCCTGTGGCTTGGCGTCGCTGATGATCTTCACGCTGCACGGCGCGGTGTTCCTGACGCTCAAGACCACCGACGAGCTGCACGAACGCGCCATGGGACTGGCCAAAAAGCTCTGGATTCCAGCCACCGTACTTTCTTTAGTTTTTGGGGTTTACACCTTTTTCGAGACCGACATTTCCAGCAAGCTCGGCGTCAACCCCGGCGCGATTCCGATCTTCAGCGTGCTCGCGCTGCTCTCGGTGATCGTGCTGCTCAACAAGGGCGCATCCGGCTGGGCGTTCGTCATGACCGCCATTTCGATTGCCTTCTCGACCATCACCATTTTCATGGGCCTCTTCCCGCGAGTGCTGGTATCAAGCACCAATCCCGACTGGAGCCTGACGATCTACAACGCCTCGTCGTCGCAGTACACGCTTGGCATCATGACCATGGTCGCGGCGATCTTCGTGCCGATCGTGCTTCTCTACCAGGGCTGGAGCTACTGGGTCTTCCGCCAGCGCGTCTCGAAGGACTCGAAAATGGAGTATTGA